One stretch of Leishmania panamensis strain MHOM/PA/94/PSC-1 chromosome 29 sequence DNA includes these proteins:
- a CDS encoding RNA binding protein, putative (TriTrypDB/GeneDB-style sysID: LpmP.29.1410) codes for MARLNSSCISVPTHSTTHHRAASPAALLPSASILSPPAREESATGVADSHADEGCSNDTTTPQMVNAVSPFVRSDRMKKIASDTSSSSGSNHSHPRTTVQRNRAPTMNTRPRSGAVAPRKGRSTRATTAAAAQITASEENNLHNSNLFICNLDTKVSQVELETAFAEHGTILSSAVMRDIHTGESLGTAFVRMSSHDEARRTMKAMNGVHVGSRSISVQWARRSEGAPVGEARKKIMKLFVRNIPLDCTKVDLEELFGVYGGVRQVTLHKDTSPVQDETMMRLIAFVIYTEEGAAERAAREVHNTKPFASCHGIPIMVKLAEDLVKHYRVHNHQHQQQQSELNHTVSSAKRRLRGSSRQRNIRARTTSESPGPKQIIRSGNTCISPSSRVFQSCGTDASMTDMCMAEEVSLFRNYAKLTPPQCNVPPVKAPLPPQHTISCVRAMPAPAAASVLPLNLLQFPVATPFLIGGSMPVVGTLECEGATAAPLVEDSQWPSFMDFSGRQTQGSFFSSGSALQVSQLAPPKEQQFRQLQVPQFSQIPITAPAIPRFYHLLVDHTMPELPDAGAAAAIPTRHPTTLPTLGHFMKISKATVSSSPGEERALQVVDATSTTPPASLHSGQSVAMASPKSPQTYRHNPYINCSFIRVG; via the coding sequence ATGGCCCGCCTCAACTCTTCTTGCATCTCAGTGCCGACGCATAGTACCACTCACCATCGTGCTGCATcccctgcagcgctgctgccatccgCCTCCATTCTGTCGCCACctgcgagagaggagagtgcTACTGGTGTTGCGGATTCCCACGCTGATGAAGGATGCAGCAACGACACTACGACTCCACAGATGGTGAATGCGGTGAGCCCATTCGTGAGAAGTGACAGGATGAAGAAGATCGCCTCGGAcaccagcagctccagcggctCCAATCACTCCCATCCCCGCACTACCGTACAGAGGAATCGAGCACCAACGATGAACACACGTCCACGCTCTGGGGCAGTGGCACCTAGGAAAGGCCGCAGCACACGGGctaccactgccgctgccgcacagATCACTGCTTCCGAAGAGAACAATCTGCACAACAGCAACCTTTTTATTTGCAACCTGGACACGAAGGTGAGCCAGGTGGAGCTCGAGACGGCGTTTGCCGAGCATGGCACGATCTTGAGCTCCGCCGTGATGCGTGACATCCACACAGGAGAAAGCCTCGGCACCGCATTTGTGCGTATGAGCTCGCACGATGAGGCCCGACGCACGATGAAGGCGATGAACGGTGTTCACGTCGGCTCACGTTCCATTTCTGTTCAATGGGCGAGGCGCAGTGAGGGCGCGCCGGTTGGTGAAGCGCGCAAGAAGATTATGAAGCTGTTTGTGCGCAACATCCCGCTGGACTGCACGAAGGTCGATTTGGAAGAGTTGTTTGGGGTGTACGGCGGTGTGCGCCAGGTGACGCTGCACAAGGATACGTCACCGGTGCAGGATGAGACGATGATGCGACTGATCGCGTTTGTGATTTACACCGAGGAGGGCGCGGCGGAGCGGGCGGCGCGGGAGGTGCACAACACGAAGCCGTTCGCGTCGTGCCACGGCATCCCCATCATGGTGAAGCTAGCAGAGGATCTGGTGAAGCACTACCGCGTGCACAaccaccaacaccagcagcagcagagcgagTTGAACCATACCGTTTCGTCTGCCAAGCGACGACTtcggggcagcagcaggcagcgaaaCATCAGGGCTCGCACTACGAGTGAGAGCCCTGGTCCCAAACAGATTATCAGAAGTGGTAACACCTGCATCAGCCCGAGCAGCCGCGTTTTTCAGTCATGCGGCACCGATGCATCAATGACGGATATGTGTATGGCCGAAGAGGTCTCGCTCTTCAGAAATTACGCCAAACTCACACCACCGCAGTGCAACGTGCCGCCTGTGAAAGCACCACTGCCCCCTCAACACACAATAAGCTGTGTGAGGGCTATGCCGGCGCCGGCTGCAGCCTCGGTCTTGCCTCTGAACCTTCTTCAGTTTCCGGTGGCAACACCGTTCCTTATTGGCGGAAGCATGCCAGTGGTCGGCACTCTGGAATGCGAAggagcgacggcagcgccgctcgtGGAGGACTCACAGTGGCCCTCGTTCATGGACTTCTCTGGCCGCCAGACGCAGGGGAGTTTTTTCTCCAGCGGCTCGGCACTGCAGGTGTCGCAGCTCGCGCCGCCTAAGGAGCAGCAGTTTCGCCAACTGCAGGTTCCTCAATTCAGCCAGATTCCCATCACTGCACCAGCGATACCCAGATTCTATCACTTGCTGGTAGATCACACGATGCCGGAGCTGCCGgacgcaggtgctgctgcggcgattCCAACCCGTCACCCCACAACGCTTCCGACCCTGGGCCACTTCATGAAGATCTCAAAGGCCACCGTGTCCTCGAGCCCAGGGGAAGAGCGTGCCCTGCAGGTCGTCGATGCGACCTCAACAACGCCTCCGGCCTCGCTGCACTCAGGGCAGAGCGTTGCAATGGCGTCGCCCAAGTCGCCGCAGACGTACCGCCACAACCCCTACATAAACTGCAGCTTCATTCGCGTGGGGTGA